ACTGCGAAAGGGACGCCGGGTCGGCCAGGGGCGGCGCGCCGTACACGAACGTGTCGAACGGGTTGGCCCCCGGCAGGGCGGGATTCCGGAGCTCCCGGGCTGCCTCCGTCACGGACATGGTTCCTCCTGGGCTCGAGGCCGGTCCTGGTGCGACGACAAGGGGCCGACCCATGGAGGGGAGCGGGCATCGTTCCATGGATGCCGCGGCGCTCCTGACTCGGCAAGCGTGGTGCGTGGCGTGCCGAGATGGGCGACCCATCTCCAATGGCGCAGGGAGCGGGAGGGACCGGACAGAGCTATGTATTCCTTCGTGTCCGTCTTCGATCTTCTGTTTCTCCTCATGGCACTGGCCACGCTCGCGTCCCTAGGGGCCGCGGCCGCTTTCGCGGTCGCCGGCCGCCGGTCCAGGGCCCTCCGCATCCTCGGGATGTGGGGTCTCGGCGGGTGTGCCTATCTAGCGGTAGGCCTCGCAGTGTCGCTGGTGCGGCCCCAACGCATCCTGGGCCTCAAGGAGCCGTGGTGCTTCGACGATTGGTGCCTCACGGTCTCTGGCGTCACCACGGCATCCGAAGACACGGACCATGTGGTCACGGTCGGCCTTCGCCTCTTCAGCAGGGCGGCGGGCAGGTCAGAGCGGGCGCTCGGTGCTTGGGTGTATCTCGTCGACGAGCGCGGCCGCCGGTTTGGTCCTGAAGCCGGCGCGTCGGACATCCCGCTCGACACGTTACTCGCGCCCGGCGAGTCCTTGGTCACGTCTCGCTCGTTTCGCATTCCGAGCGGGATCCGGCCTGTTGGCTTGGTGACCGGGCATGGCGGCGGCTACTGCGGCGCGATGTCCATTCTGATCATCGGCTCGAGCGGCTGCCTCTTCGGCAAGCCGGCCATGGTGGGCCTGCCCTAGAGTTCTCTTCTCAACCCGGTTGCCCGGCAAGGCATCGTCGCTGCGCTTCCGGCGGCGATGGCACGGCTCCGCTCAGAACGCCTTGGTCTCCACGACCTCCCCGATCCGTGAACGCGGATCCGTCATCACGGTCCCCTGCACCCGACCCCAGACGACCCGCATGGCGGCGAGCAGAGCCTCGGCCTGCTCGGCGGTATCGAACTCCAGGTCGATCATCACGTAGTTGGGATCGTCGACCGGTCGCAGGACCTGGTAGCGCCGCACGCCTGACTTTTCGCGCCCGACCGGATCGCTATCGAAAGCCCTCTTCCAGCCCTCGTAGCTGGGAACCGGGTGCTCGATGCGCAGCATGTACATGGGGACTCCTGAGGGAAGTGTGTCCACCCCTGTCAAAGCCATTGTACACTGGTTCCTGGCGGACGGATCACAGGGGACCCAGGGGGCCCAGGATCCGTAACTCGATCCCAGCCGCTGCTCCGATCGCCGCCTGACGGCGCGAGATTCGCTACGCCGTCGACGGACCCGCGCCCTGGGCGAGGCTGAGCAGAGTGCGAAGCCGGGCCGACTCCGCCGCGACGACCTGTCGGCCCAACTCGGTGGCGCGGTAGTAGCGGCGCCTGGGATCCGCCTCGGCCTCCGGTGTGGGAGCTTCCTCAAGAAGGCCCTGGCGCAGCATGCGCGCGATGGTGTTGTAGAGCGATCCGGGCAGAAGAACGTCCTTCTGCCCGGTGCGCTCTTCGAACGCCTGGATGATCCCGTAGCCGTGCATGCATCCAGTGCCCAGGGTCAACAGCACTGCATACACGGGCGTGGTCAACGGCAGGAAAGCATCAACGTTCATTCACACCTCAGTGCTTCCACCGGATCGAGTTTGCTTGCTCGCATCGCCGGAATCCACGCCGCGGCCGTCGCGACGGCGAGCAGGAATAGCGTGGTGAAGAGGAGCGTGGGTACATCGGTGGGGGCGACGCCGAACAAGAGGCTGGCCAGGAGCGGTGCCGTAGCCAGCGACAACACGAGTCCCAGTGCGATCCCGCCGAGGGCCATTCGAGTCCCTTCCTTCAGGACCATGCTTCCGATGGCGCGCGCGCGCGCGCCCAATGCCAGACGAACCCCGATTTCCTGCGTGCGCCGCTGCACCGACGTGGAGATCACGCCGTACAGCCCGACCCCGGCCAGGACGAGAGCAGCCAGAGCGAAGATGCTCATCAACAAGGTCGCGAAGCGAGACCGGGCCGTGGCAGCCGCCAGGTCTTCGGACAGTCGCCGCACGTTGTAGACCGGCGTGCCGGGGTCGATGTCGGCGATGAGATCGCGCACCTGGGCC
The Gemmatimonadota bacterium DNA segment above includes these coding regions:
- a CDS encoding helix-turn-helix transcriptional regulator, which produces MNVDAFLPLTTPVYAVLLTLGTGCMHGYGIIQAFEERTGQKDVLLPGSLYNTIARMLRQGLLEEAPTPEAEADPRRRYYRATELGRQVVAAESARLRTLLSLAQGAGPSTA